The Cryobacterium roopkundense sequence CCACGACGATCCCGCCGAGGGTTGCCAGGAGGGCGTTCCATCCGGCGACGAGCCCGGCCCAGAAGTCGTCCGGTGCGCCGGGGGCGACGGTGCCGTCTTCGTAGATTTCCAGCGTGATCGTGGAGAAGTCGATTTGGTCGGCCAGGTAATCGCGCTGGCTGCGCAGAGCCTCGAGCTCGGCCTGGCGCGTTGACAGGGCGCCCTCGATTGCGATCAGGTCTGTCGTGGTGGTCGCCGTGCTCATGAGGGAGAGCAGACGGTCGACCGAGGTCTGGAGAGCCGTGATGCGGGCATCGAGGTCTTGGCTCTGCTGCGTCACATCCGTTGCGTTGAGGGAGACGAAATTCACCGTACCGAGCCCCTTGAGTTCGCCGAGCGTGCGGTCGAGTTCGTCAGAGGGGATGCGCAGGGTGAGGGAAGCGCTCGCCGCCTGAGTATCTGTGGCGGGGGTTTCGTTGCGGCTGTCGACTCGGCCGTTGGCCCGTTCGGTGATCGTCGCGGCCTCCTGCGCTGTTGTGATCGGGTCGACTGCCGTGATCGACACCGAGCCCGTGGTGACCACGTCGCGGTTCGCCGTGTTCACCTCGGTCGTGGTGCCGTCGACCGAGAAGTCCGCGGACCTGTCGCCGGCTCCAGGTTCGGTCACGCCAGTGGGGACGCCCTGGCTGTCGGTGCTGCTGGCGGCTCCGCCGCTGCCCATGGTGCAGCCCGCCAGCAGCAAGCACGTCAGCACGACCGCGGCCAACGTCGCCGGTGTGCGGCCCCGTAAACGATTCATGTTTCACAGTATTCTCCGTGCCCGCCACTCTGTCTGCCCGATTTCTGGGAGACGCATCACAATTCAGACTCGATTGAGCCGCTCGAAGTAGTGTCGGGTGATCGGGCCACCATCCACGTGGTCGACGCCATCACAATTCGTTCAGCTGGAGGAATATATGGGAATCACAGACGACGCCAAGGACGCACTGAGCGCAACCGGAGAAAAAATCTCACGAGCGGTTGACGATGCCCGTGAGAAGGTCTCCGACAAGGTCGACGAGGCACAGGCCGACGCCAAGGTGAAGCACGCCGAGGCCGAGCGCGACGCCACCAAGGCCAAGAACGACTACAAGGAAGAGTTGCGCGACCATAATTGAGGTATGACGTGGTGGGCGACGGGCAATCGGCAGAGCCGACTCCGTCGTCCACCCCTCCTGCACATCGCCGCAGATGAGGGGTCCGGTCCGGTCGTCATTCTCGTGCATGGGATCGCGTCGTCGTCGGTGACATTCCAGGAGGTCATTCCCCTCCTGACGCCCCGGCACCGCGTGATCGCCATCGATATTCTGGGTTTCGGGCAATCGCCCGCTCCGGACGGTTGCGAGTACCTGCTCGAGGATCATGTTTCCTCGCTCGCCGTCACGATCCGCTCTCTTGATTTGCGAGAGCCGTTCGTTCTGGTGGGCCACTCCCTCGGGAGCCTGATCGGCACCCGCTACGCCGCGCTCAACCGCCGCGGCACCCTGCGGGGCCTCTGGAATCGACTCACTCGCCACGGCGGCGTCTCCAGGGTCGTGCTCGTGGGACCGCCGGTCTACCTCTCACCCCAAGACATCGGTGATCCGCGCGTGCGTGCCCGGGTGGCCGCGTACCTGCGTGCCTACGACTACCTGCGCACGAACAAGGACTTCACCCTCGCCAACGCCGGCATCATCTCCCGGCTGCTGCCCAAGGGAATCTTCGAGATCACCACGGACAACTGGACGCCATTCGTCAAGTCCCTCGAGCACTGCATCGAATCGCAGACCGTGGTGAGCGACATCGCGAGCCTGCACGTGCCGATCGACGTGATCTACGGCGCGCTCGACCAGTTCATCGCACCGGGCAGCATGACAGTGATCGAGCGGATGCGCCACGTCACCATGCACCGCGTCGAGGCCAACGACCACATCATTCGACGGGGCCTCGCACGCGTGCTCGTGCGGGTCATCGAAGCGGATGGCGCGGCGCCCGCCGAGCCCGCCGCATCCGGATCTCGCTGACATCAGCTGGTGATTTTCTACGGGTCGGAGAGATACCCGGTTGCGGGGTCGATCCCCGCGAGGAAGTCACGGATAGCGTCCACGTGCCGTTCAGGACTGCGCGGCCCCCGGCCGCCGGATTCGCTGAACCCATAGCCGTCATTGGGCCCCGAGATCCAGTCATAGTGCGTCGAACCATCGTTGTCGCGCGTGCGCACAAAGAAAGTCTCGCCATCCACTGTGACGGTCCCGAGTTGTGTGTAGGTGTCAGCGTCCGGTGGCGCAGGGGCATAGAACCCGCCCGCGCCCGTGGGGTTGCGATCGCTCTCCATGCGTTCCACCCTATCGGCGGCCTGGGCCACTGCTAGCGCCAGCCGAGGGCGGGGGCGACCTGCTGCACGATCGTGCCGAGCAGGTGCGCGTTGTAGTCCACGCCGAGCTGGTTGGGGATGGTGACGAGCACGGTGTCGGCGGCGTGCACCGCGGCATCCGTTTCGAGTTGCGTCACGATGGCGGCGGGCTCGCCCACGTAACTCTTGCCGAAGCGGGCGAGGCCGCCGTCGAGGTGACCTACCTGGTCCTCGCTGCCGGCCTCCGCCGCGCGGCCGAAGTAGGCACGGTCGAGGTCGTTGACGATGGGCATGATGCTGCGGCTCACCGAGACCCGCGGAGTACCGGCGTGCCCGGCGTCGGTCCAGGCCTGCCGGTAGATGCTGATTTGTTCGGCCTGCAGGTCACCGAACGCCACACCGGTGTCTTCGGTGAGCAGGGTCGAGCTCATCAGGTTCATGCCCTGTTCGCCGACCCACTTGGCCGTCTTGCGGGTGCCGGCGCCCCACCAGATGCGCCCGCTCAGCCCGGGGGACTGCGGTTCGATGGCGAGGAGGCGGGAGTGGCCGGTCATCTGCGGGTTAGCCGCGGCCATTCCGGATCCGCCGATGGCGGCGCGGAAGACGGCCGTGCGGTCGCGGGCGTCATCGGCATCGGTACGGCCCACTGCGGGTACATACCCGAAGGCTTCGTAGCCGCGCAGCGCAGTCTCGGGCGACCCGCGGCTGAGGCCGAGCTGCAGGCGGCCGTTGCTGATGAGGTCGGTGATCGCCGCCTCCTCGGCCATGTACAGGGGATTTTCGTAGCGCATGTCGATAACGCCGGTGCCGAGTTCGATGCGGCTGGTGCGCGCGGCCATCGCCGCGAGCAGCGGGAACGGCGACGCAAACTGGCGCGCGAAGTGGTGCACCCTCAGGTAGGCACCGTCGATGCCGAGTTCTTCGGCCGCCACGGCGAGCTCGATGGCCTGCAGCAGTGCGTCGCTCGCGGTGCGGGCCGCCGAGCCGGGCACGGGCTGGTAATGGCCGAAAGAGAGAAATCCGATGCGCTTCATGCTGGCTGTAGCGTGCGCGGGGCCCGCCTATTCCCGGGCTGGGGCGCCGTGTTGCCGTGGCGAATTCAGGAAAACCACGCCGGGCTGGCCTGGCTGCCCCCTGAGCTGCGGCAGGTGGCATCCGCAGCGGAGGATCTCCTGATTTAGCCACGCGCGGGTCCGCGAGGTGAGGCTACGATCGGGGCACCGTCGCACACAGGGGAGAGCGGATGCCGACTCGCATCGAATCAGCGCAGGGCAAGGCCGGCTACGTCATTGTGGGACTTGTTTTCGGCGTATTTGCGGCGATGGCCCTCGCCGTCACCGTGGAGGGGCCCGCAGCATCCTTGGGTTGGGGGATCTACCTGCTGGTCTGGGTCGGCCTCGCCGCGCGCACGTTTCGGGGAGACAACGAGTCTCTCGCTGCTCCGCGCGCATGGTGGCGCATGACGGCCAGGCCGCCGAGCGGCTTCGTTTTGGCGACGGTCTTTGTGGCCCAGGCGTATCTCGCCATCACGTCCGGCCGGAGGCCCGACGACGGCTCGGCTCTGGCAGTCGCGGCGCTGAACGCGCTGATCGCGGTGGCCTACCTGCACTCGTCGGTCCGGCTGCGCGCCGCCGCCGAATCGACCGGCGCGGGCGCGTAGTTCAGGCCGGAACGGCGCTGGGGAATGCTGCCGTCGTGAGCTGCTCCGACACGCGCCACAGTCGTTCTGCGTCGGCATCGTTGAGCGCGCGTACGGGCAGGCGTGCAGGTGAGGGGCCACCGGTGAGCTCGCCGAACCCGTCGGGCCCGTAGTAGCCGCCGCCGGCCGCCTGTGGACTCGTTGCCGCGAAGAGTGCGGGCAGGATTCCCTGGGGAATCTGCTGCCACAACCAGCCGATGCGCTGGGTCGCCTCGGTGATGGTGAGCATGGCCTTGGCCGAGGCCCCGCCGTGGGTCGGGCCGGTGATCTGCAGGTTGGTGACCGTGGCGCCGGGATGCGCGGCCACGCTGCGGATACCCCAGCCCGCCGCGACGCTGCGACGATTGAGTTCGCGGGCGAACATAAGCGTCGCGAGCTTGGACAGCCCGTAGGCGCGGGTCGGCCGGTAGTTCTTGCCTTGCAGATCGTCGAAGTCCAGGCGTCCGGTGCGGGCGATCAAGCTGCTCAGGCTCACGACGCGCGCGTCGCCGGCCGCCTGCAGCAGCGGCAGCAGATGCGCGGTCAGCGCAAAGTGGCCGAGGTGATTACTGCCGAACTGCAGCTCGAAGCCGTCTTCGGTCACATCGCGCTTCGGCGTCATCATGATGCCCGCATTGTTGATGAGGATGTCAATCGGTCGCCCCTCGGCAGCGAGCTGCTCGCCGAGCGCGGTGACCGTCTTCAGCGACGCGAGGTCGAGATGGCGGATGCTGAGCTTCGCACCC is a genomic window containing:
- a CDS encoding DUF4349 domain-containing protein: MNRLRGRTPATLAAVVLTCLLLAGCTMGSGGAASSTDSQGVPTGVTEPGAGDRSADFSVDGTTTEVNTANRDVVTTGSVSITAVDPITTAQEAATITERANGRVDSRNETPATDTQAASASLTLRIPSDELDRTLGELKGLGTVNFVSLNATDVTQQSQDLDARITALQTSVDRLLSLMSTATTTTDLIAIEGALSTRQAELEALRSQRDYLADQIDFSTITLEIYEDGTVAPGAPDDFWAGLVAGWNALLATLGGIVVAIGVAVPWIGAIAVLGLGVLLIVRLFTRRRKGHVNSGSDRVSS
- a CDS encoding alpha/beta fold hydrolase is translated as MTWWATGNRQSRLRRPPLLHIAADEGSGPVVILVHGIASSSVTFQEVIPLLTPRHRVIAIDILGFGQSPAPDGCEYLLEDHVSSLAVTIRSLDLREPFVLVGHSLGSLIGTRYAALNRRGTLRGLWNRLTRHGGVSRVVLVGPPVYLSPQDIGDPRVRARVAAYLRAYDYLRTNKDFTLANAGIISRLLPKGIFEITTDNWTPFVKSLEHCIESQTVVSDIASLHVPIDVIYGALDQFIAPGSMTVIERMRHVTMHRVEANDHIIRRGLARVLVRVIEADGAAPAEPAASGSR
- a CDS encoding LLM class flavin-dependent oxidoreductase, which codes for MKRIGFLSFGHYQPVPGSAARTASDALLQAIELAVAAEELGIDGAYLRVHHFARQFASPFPLLAAMAARTSRIELGTGVIDMRYENPLYMAEEAAITDLISNGRLQLGLSRGSPETALRGYEAFGYVPAVGRTDADDARDRTAVFRAAIGGSGMAAANPQMTGHSRLLAIEPQSPGLSGRIWWGAGTRKTAKWVGEQGMNLMSSTLLTEDTGVAFGDLQAEQISIYRQAWTDAGHAGTPRVSVSRSIMPIVNDLDRAYFGRAAEAGSEDQVGHLDGGLARFGKSYVGEPAAIVTQLETDAAVHAADTVLVTIPNQLGVDYNAHLLGTIVQQVAPALGWR
- a CDS encoding SDR family oxidoreductase, whose product is MARELADIVVPDLTGKLAVVTGANSGLGFGLTGRLAKAGAEVILAIRNQAKGEAAIERILAQVPGAKLSIRHLDLASLKTVTALGEQLAAEGRPIDILINNAGIMMTPKRDVTEDGFELQFGSNHLGHFALTAHLLPLLQAAGDARVVSLSSLIARTGRLDFDDLQGKNYRPTRAYGLSKLATLMFARELNRRSVAAGWGIRSVAAHPGATVTNLQITGPTHGGASAKAMLTITEATQRIGWLWQQIPQGILPALFAATSPQAAGGGYYGPDGFGELTGGPSPARLPVRALNDADAERLWRVSEQLTTAAFPSAVPA